GAAGATCAGCAGGTCGATCGCGATACCGACGAACAGGATGAGAAGGATGGCCTCGAAGACCATGGCCATGTCGCTGTTGGTGCGGCCGTTCTCCAGCAGTTGACCGAGACCCACGCCCAGGTCGGGGAACTGGGCGATGATCTCCGCGGCCATCAGCGAGCGCCAGGAGAACGCCCAACCCTGCTTGAGACCCGCGACATAACCGGGCAACGAGGCGGGCAGGGTGACGTGCCAGATGCCCTGGATGCCCGTAGCCCCCATCGTGCGGCCGGCCCGCAGGAACAACGGGGGGATCTGGTCGACACCGGACACCAGGCCGTTGGCGATGGACGGAACCGCGCCGAGCAGGATCACCGCGTACATCATGGAGTTGTTCAGACCCAGCCAGATCACGGCCGGCGGCACCCACGCCACCGACGGCAGAGACTGCAGGCCGGACAGGATCGGTCCGATGGCTGCCCGGATGAACTTCACCCGGGCCACGATCAGACCCAGGGGAGTGCCGATGAGCAGCGCGAAGAAGAAGCCGAGCAGGCCGCGCGAGACGCTCGTCCAGATGTAGCCGAGCAGGTCGCCCTGGAGCCAGGCGTCCTTGAACGTCGCGCCCACGGCGGCCGGCGAAGGCAGCTTGGACGGGTCGTCGACGACCGGGTACAGCAGCGCCCAGACCACGAGGACCACCGCGAGCGCGATGACCGGGGGCAGAACCTTGTTGACGAGGGTCTGGCGGAGGGTGGGGCGACCGGTGGCGTGGGTCTCCAGTGCGTCGAGGCCTGCCTCCACGCTCCCGGCGTCCTGGACCGGTGTCGTGTCAGTGCTGGCCATGACGGCGGATCTCCCCACGCAGTTCTTCGGTGATCTCACGGGCCAGTTCGGCCACGGGTGCGTCCTCGATGCGGCGCGGCTGCGGGATGTCGACCGTCCACTCGCGCGCGATCCGACCGGGGCGGGAGGACAGCAGGATCACGCGCTGCGCGAGCCGGACCGCCTCGCGCACATTGTGGGTGACGAACAGGACGGAGAGCCCGGTCTCCTCCCAGATCCGGGTGATCTCGTCGTGCAGCACGTCCCGCGTGATGGCGTCGAGCGCCGCGAACGGCTCGTCCATCAGCAGCAGGTTGCTCTCCTGGGCCAGCGCGCGGGCCAGTGCCACCCGCTGCCGCATACCGCCCGACAGCTCGTGGACGCGCTTGCCGTACGCGCCCTTCAGCCTCACCAGTTCGAGCAGTTCCTCGGCCTTCGCGCGCCGATCGGGCTTGAGAACTCCCCTGAGTTTCAGGGCGAGTTCGATGTTCTTGCCGGCGGTCAGCCACGGGAAGAGGGCGTGCTCCTGGAACATCAGGGCGGGGCGGCCCTCGGTCGTGATGGAGCCGGCGGTCGGTCCGTCGAGCCCCGCCACCAGGTTCAGCAGCGTGGACTTGCCGCAGCCCGAAGCTCCCAGGAGGGTGACGAACTCGCCCGGCGCGACATCGATGCTGATGTCGTCCAGGACGAGCTGCTGCCCACCCGGTCCCGCGAAGGACTTGGAGACGTGCTCGATGCGGGCGGCGTACTCGACGGACTCGTCGGCCTTGGCGAGCGTTGTGGTCGTAGCCATGGTCGTCACCTCCTGGGAACTCATCGGGGACCGGGGTCAGCTGGTGCCGAGACCGGCGGCGTCGACCGTGGACTCACCGTCGGCCTTGAGGACCTTGTTGAGGATCGTGAGGTCGTAGATTCCGCTCAGGTCCGGCTTCTTCAGCAGACCGGCCTTGACCGCGTGCTCCGCCTCGGTGTTGAGCGTGGCGGCCAGCGGGTCGTTGGTGAACTGGATCGACTTCCACGCCGGGTCCAGGACCGCGGGCTTGAGCGCCTTGCCGGAGTCCGCCTCAAGCTGCTTGTTCGCCGCCGCCTTCGCCGCGTCCGGGTTGGCGTTGATCCACTTGTTGGCCTCCACCGACGCCTTCAGGACGGCCTCGACCGCCTTCGGGTGCTCCTTGAGGAAGTCCTGCCGCACGATGATGTTCGTGATCACGAACTTCTTGTCGGGCCACAGCGACGCCTCGTCGAGCAGCACCTTGCCGCCCTCCGCGACCAGCTTGGACGCGGTCGGCTCCGGCACCCAGGCGCCGTCGATGGAGCCGGCCTTGTAGGCGTCCGGCGTGATCTTGTTGTCGGTGCGGACGACGGTGACGTCACCCTTGCCGCTCTGCGCGTCGACCTTCCAGCCCTGGTCGGCGATCCAGTTGAGGAACGCCACGTCCTGAGTGTTGCCCAGCTGCGGCGTCGCGATCTTCTTGCCCTTGATGTCCTTGAGGGACTTGATCTTGTCCGGGTTGACGACCAGCTTCACACCGCCGGACGCCGAACCGCCGATGATCTTCAGGCTCTTGCCGCCGGACTTGACGTAACCGTTGATCGACGGAGAGGGGCCGATCCAGCCGATGTCGATCGACTTGGAGTTGAGCGCCTCGATCTCGGACGGTCCCGCGTTGAAGGTCGCGTACGACGCCTTGGTGGCGCCCAGCTCCTTCTGGAAGAAGCCCTTGTTGACGCCCACGAGCGCGGTGCCGTGGGTCAGGTTGCCGAAGTAGCCGATCTTGACGGAGTCGAGACCGTCGATCTTCTTGGCCCCGGCGGCGACCTTGGCGGAGCTGTCGTCCTTGGCGTCGGAGCCGTAACCGCACGCGGCGAGGGTCAGCAGAGGGAGCGCGGCGATGACCGCGAGGGCGCGGCGAAGAGCGGATGAAGCAGGCACGGGAGGTGTTCCTCTCGGAGGCCCGGCGGTCACGGTCTCTCAGGTCGTGGCCGGGAGGTCGGCAGGTCTGCGTCTACGGCTGTGGGGGGACAGGGCGCGCAAGCGGTGCGCGTACGTCAGCGCACACATCGCGCCACCCCGCCCTGCCCGCTGCCGAGCGCGCCGCTGCCTACGCGGCCGCCCTCCTTCGCGAACGTGGAGTAGTAGTCGGTGGAGTTCATGTCAGAAGTCCCACCCGTCGTCCTCGGACTCGTCCTTGACGGGCTCCGGGGACGCGAACGACTCGCCGACCATGCCCGCGGTGAGCGTGGTGCCGTCGTTCGGGTCGATCAGGATGAACGAGCCGGTGCGGCGCGAGTCGGAGTAGGAGTCGACGGGCAGCGGCTCCGCGGCACGGATCTTCACGCGGCCGATGTCGTTGGCGACGAGCTGTCCCGGGTGCGGGTGCAGGGACAGGTCGTCGAGCGTGAGACGGGACGGGATGTCCTTGACGATCGCCTTGACCGTGCGGGTGCCGTGCTTGAGCAGCACCCGGTGGCCGACGGTCAGCGGGGCGTCCGCGACGTGGCACACCGTGGCCTCGATGTCCTGGGTGGTCGGCGGCGCGTCCTTGCTGGGCACGAGCAGGTCGCCGCGCGAGATGTCGATGTCGTCCTCCAGGAGGATCGTCACCGACTGCGTGGTCCAGGCGACGTCGACCGGCTTGCCGAGCAGGTCGATGCCGGCGATCTTCGTGGAACGGCCCGAGGGCAGCACGGTGATCTGCTCGCCGACGTGGAAGGAACCGGCGGCGATCTGGCCCGCGTAACCCCGGTAGTCGGGGTGCTCGGCGGACTGCGGGCGGATCACGTACTGCACGGGAAGGCGCGCGTGGCAGTGGCTCAGGTCATGGGTGACCGGGACCGTCTCCAGGTGCTCCAGCACGGTCGGGCCGCCGTACCAGTCCATGTTGGCGGAGGGCTCCACCACGTTGTCACCGGCGAGCGCGGAGATCGGGATCGCGGTGACCTCCGGGACGCCCAGTTCGAGGGCGTACGCCGTGAACTCCTCGGCGATCGCCGCGAAGACGGGCTCCTGGTAGTCGACCAGGTCCATCTTGTTGACGGCGAGGACCACATGCGGCACCCGCAGCAGCGCAGCGAGAGCCGCGTGCCGGCGGGTCTGCTCCACGACCCCGTTGCGGGCGTCGATCAGGATCACCGTCAGCTCGGCCGTCGAGGCACCCGTCACCATGTTGCGGGTGTACTGCACATGGCCGGGGGTGTCGGCGAGGATGAACCGGCGCCGGGGCGTGGCGAAGTAGCGGTAGGCGACGTCGATGGTGATGCCCTGCTCGCGCTCGGCGCGCAGCCCGTCGGTGAGAAGGGCCAGGTCGGGGGTCTCCTGGCCCCGCGACGCCGACGCCCGCTCGACCGCTTCCAACTGGTCGGTGAGGATCGACTTGGAGTCGTGCAGCAGGCGGCCCACGAGGGTCGACTTGCCGTCGTCGACGGAGCCGGCGGTGGCGAACCGCAGGAGGGTGGTCTCCGTGAGGCCGAGTTCCGTGGTGGTGGTGCTCATGGCTAGAAGTACCCCTCGCGCTTGCGGTCTTCCATCGCGGCCTCGGACATCTTGTCGTCGGCGCGAGTGGCGCCGCGCTCGGTGAGCCGGGATGCGGCGATCTCCGTGATGACCTGCTCCAGGGTCACGGCGTCGGAGTCGACGGCGCCCGTGCAGGACATGTCACCGACGGTCCGGTACCGGACCTGGCGCTTCTCGACGGTCTCGCCGTCCTTGGGGCCGCCCCACTCACCGGCGGTCAGCCACATGCCGGCGCGGGCGAACACCTCACGCTCGTGCGCGAAGTAGATCTCCGGGAGTTCGATGTTCTCGCGGGCGATGTACTGCCACACGTCCAGCTCGGTCCAGTTGGACAGGGGGAAGACGCGGACGTGTTCGCCGGGTGCGTGGCGGCCGTTGTACAGGTTCCACAGTTCGGGGCGCTGGCGGCGGGGGTCCCACTGGGAGAACTCGTCGCGCAGGGAGAAGACGCGTTCCTTGGCGCGGGCCTTCTCCTCGTCGCGGCGGCCGCCGCCGAAGACGGCGTCGAACTTCTCCGCCTGGATCTTCTCGGTCAGCGGGAGGGTCTGCAGCGGGTTGCGGGTCCCGTCGGGGCGTTCCTTGAGCACACCGCTGTCGATGTAGTCCTGGACGGAGGCCACATGAAGGCGCAGACCGTGCTGCGCGACCGCGCGGTCGCGGTACTCCAGGACCTCGGGGAAGTTGTGTCCGGTGTCCACGTGCAGCAGCGTGAAGGGCACCGGGGCGGGGGCGAACGCCTTCAGGGCGAGGTGCAGCATGACGATGGAGTCCTTGCCGCCGGAGAACAGGATCACCGGCCGCTCGAACTCACCCGCCACCTCACGGAAGATGTGCACCGCTTCCGACTCGAGGGCGTCCAGGTGGGACAGGGCGTACGGGGCGTCCGTGCCCTCGTCCACCGTGGCAACGGTCGTCGTCATGCCAGTCCCCTCTCGGTGAGCAGCGCGTGGACCGCCGCTGCGGACTCCTGGACGGTCTGGTTCTGCGACTCGATCCGCAGATCGGGTGACTCGGGCTCCTCGTACGGGTCGTCGACGCCGGTCAGCCCGGACAGCTCGCCCGCCGCCTGCTTGGCGTACAGGCCCTTCACATCGCGTACGGAGCACACCTCGACCGGGGTCGCCACATGGATCTCCAGATATCCGGCGCCGCTCTCCTGGTGGCGCTTGCGGACGGCTTCACGGCTGTCGGCGTAGGGCGCGATGACCGGGACGAGCGTCTTGACGCCGTTGCGGGAGAGCAGTTCGGCGAGGAAGCCGATGCGCTGCACGTTGGTGTGCCGGTCCTCGCGGCTGAAGCCGAGGCCCGCCGAGATGAACTCGCGGATCTCGTCGCCGTCGAGCACCTCGACGAGGTGGCCCTCCTCGCGCAGCCGGCCTGCCAGCTCGTACGCGATGGTGGTCTTGCCGGCACTCGGCAGACCCGTGAGCCAGACGGTGGCTCCGGTCGTCACGTGCGACTCCTTGTCAGTGGTGGTCATCAGTGCAGCCCGCACTCGGTCTTGGCGCTTCCGGCCCAGCGGCCGGCGCGCGCGTCCTCGCCCTCGAGGACCCGACGGGTGCAGGGGGCGCAGCCGACGGAGGCGTAGCCGTCCATCAGGAGCGGGTTGGTGAGAACGCCGTGTTCGGTGACGTACGCGTCCACGTCGTCCTGGGTCCAGCGGGCGATCGGGGAGATCTTGACCTTCCGGCGCTTCTCGTCCCAGCCGACGACCGGGGTGTTCGCCCGGGTCGGGGACTCGTCGCGGCGCAGGCCGGTCGCCCAGGCCAGGTAGTTCTTCAGGCCCCGCTCCAGCGGCTCGACCTTGCGCATCCTGCAGCAGAGGTCCGGGTCGCGGTCGTGCAGCTTGGGGCCGAACTCGGCGTCCTGCTCGGCGACGGTCCGCGTCGGCGACAGCGTGATGACGTTGACGTCCATCACGGCCTCGACCGCGTCGCGGGTGCCGATGGTCTCCTCGAAGTGGTAGCCGGTGTCGAGGAAGACCACGTCCACGCCGGGCCTGGCCCGGGACGCCAGGTGGGCGACGACCGCGTCCTCCATGGAGGAGGTCACGCAGAAACGCTTGCCGAAGGTGTCGACCGCCCACTGGAGGATCTCCAGTGCGGAGGCGTCCTCCAGGTCGCGGCCCGCCTGCTCGGCGAGGGCCTTTAGATCCTCGGTCGTGCGCTCTTCCTGAACCGCGGTCATATCTGATCTCCCCCTGCTTCGCCGTGCCGAAGACCCCGGGCGAGCAGCCCGAGGAACTTCAACTGGAATGCGCGATTGCATGCCGCGCATTCCCACGCGCCGTGGGCGCCTTCCAGGGCTTCGCTCGGACGCAGGTCCTCGTCGCCGCAGTAGGGGCAGTAGAAGGGGGCGGCCCGCTCACTCATGACCCCTCCTTTCGCTGTCGTTCGCTGACGCTCACGACAGTGCCTCCTCGGACGCGCGGGAGGCCCAGGCGGCGAACCGCTCGCCGTCCTCGCGCTCGGCCTGGAACCGCTTCAGGACCCGCTCGACGTAGTCGGGCAGTTCCTCGGAGGTGACCTTCAGGCCGCGCACCTTGCGGCCGAACCCGGCCTCCAGGCCGAGCGCGCCGCCCAGGTGCACCTGGTAGCCCTCGACCTGCTCGCCCCGGTCGTTGAGCATCAGCTGGCCCTTGAGACCGATGTCCGCCACCTGGATACGGGCGCAGGCGTTCGGGCAGCCGTTGAGGTTGATGGTCAGCGGCTCGTCGAAGTCCGGGACGCGGCGCTCCAGTTCGTCGATCAGCTGGGAGCCGCGCGCCTTGGTCTCGACGATGGCGAGCTTGCAGTACTCGATGCCGGTGCAGGCCATGGTGCCGCGCCGGAACGGGGACGGCTTGGCGGTGAGGTCGAGCGCCTGCAGGGCCTCGACGAGCGGCTGGACCTGCGACTCCTCGACATCGAGGATGATCATCTTCTGCTCGACGGTGGTCCGGACCCGGCCCGAGCCGTGCGTCTCCGCGACCTCGGCGATCTTCGTCAGGGTGGCGCCGTCGACACGGCCGACACGCGGGGCGAAACCGACGTAGAACAGACCGTCGTTCTGGCGGTGCACGCCGACGTGGTCGCGCCACTGGCCCGCGGGCTCGGCGGGCGCGGGACCGTCGACCAGCTTGCGCTCGAGGTAGTCGTCCTCCAGGACCTGGCGGAACTTCTCCGGGCCCCAGTCGGCGACGAGGAACTTCAGACGGGCACGCGTCCGCAGCCGCCGGTAGCCCCAGTCCCGGAAGATGCCGACCACGCCGGCCCACACGTCGGGCACCTCGTCCAGCGGCACCCAGGCGCCGAGCCGGACGCCGAGCTTGGGGTTGGTGGACAGGCCGCCGCCGACCCACAGGTCGAAGCCGGGGCCGTGCTCGGGGTGCTCGACGCCGACGAAGGCGATGTCGTTGATCTCGTGGACCACGTCGAGCAGCGGCGAACCTGAGATCGCCGTCTTGAACTTGCGGGGCAGGTTGGAGAACTCCTTGCTGCCGATGTACCGCTCGTGGATCTCGTCGATCGCCCAGGTGCCATCGATGATCTCGTCCTCGGCGATCCCGGCGACCGGCGACCCGATGACGACACGCGGGCAGTCGCCGCAGGCCTCGGTGGTGGAGAGACCGACCGCCTCCAGGCGGTTCCAGATCTCCGGGACGTCCTCGATGCGGATCCAGTGCAGCTGGATGTTCTGCCGGTCGGTGATGTCCGCGCTGCCGCGCGCGAACTCCTCGGAGATCCCGCCGATCACACGCAGCTGCTGGGTGGTGAGGCGTCCGCCGTCGATCCGCACCCGCAGCATGAAGTACTTGTCGTCCAGCTCCTCCGGCTCCAGGATCGCGGTCTTGCCGCCGTCGATCCCGGGCTTGCGCTGGGTGTACAGCCCCCACCAGCGCATCCGGCCGCGCAGGTCGTTGGGGTCGATCGAGTCGAAGCCCCGCTTGGAGTAGATCGTCTCAATGCGTGTCCGCACGTTGAGACCGTCGTCGTCCTTCTTGAACTGCTCGTTGCCGTTCAGCGGGGTGTGGTGCCCCGCGGCCCACTGACCCTCACCGCGGTGACGGCTCACCTTGCGGCGGGGCGCTGCGGCGGCAGGGTTCTGCGGGGTGGCGGCCATCGTTGTACGTCCTTCGGGACAGGCGGGAAGCGGCTCTTACCTGCGGGTACGGGCGCATGGGTGTACGTGCGCGTCCTTGCGCACGACGGAGAACGGGAGAATGTGCCGGGTGACGCTGCGGCTCGTCAGCGCACCGGACAGATGGCGCTGGACATGCGGCCGAGATCGACGTGCCGCCGACTCACCAAGGCAATTCCAGTTCCAGACATGACGGAAGCGTGTCACGGCGTTCTGGACACAGTCCAGCTTTATCCACCATGTGGACACCCTTGTCTCGTCAGGCGAGACGATGGTGTCGTTGGTCACAAAGATCGCGAGCCCTCTTGTTCTCGCAGGTCAGGCTGGGTAGGCCCCGGGCCAGGGGCCCGGCGGGGGCGCCTCGGCCTCCTCCTCGACCTTGGTGTCGAACAGCTGGAAGCCACGGCGCAGGTAGTTGCCCATGGCGTGCTCGCCGTCCTTGCTGCACGTGTGCAGCCAGACCCGCTTGGTGTCCGGCATACCGGGCCATCGGTCCGCGAGGTCCCAGGCACGGGCGGTGCCGTACGAGAGGAGGTGGCCGCCGATCCGCCTGCCGCGGAACGCCGGGATCAGGCCGAAGTACTCGATCTCCACGACACCGTCGTCCTGCGGGCCGAGTTCGGCGTAACCGGCGGGGGTGCCGTGGTCGTACGCCACCCAGGTCTCCACGCCGGGACGCTCCAGATGGTGCTGCCACTGCGCGTACGTCCAGGAGAGCCGGTCGGTCCAGAGGATGTCACCGCCGACGGACGCGTAGAGGTACCGGCTGAACTCGGGGGAGGGCACCTCGGAACGGACGATCCGGATGTCGCCCGGCGGGACTTCGGCGGGCAGGAGATCGGTGGGGGCGGTCTGTTCCAGGGACCAGGTGGTCACGGCGATGTTCGGCATGCCGGTCAGGGAATCATCCGCGCGGCCGGTCTGTCGATCGCGCGGCTGCCCCCGCGACCAGCCGCTCACGGGGCGGGGCCGCAGGTCGACACGGCCCGCGGCCGTTCCTCAGCTGAGTGACTTCTCGACCGAACCCAGGGGCAGTGCGAACAGGGCCCGGCCCGACTGGGACCACACGTCGCCCGTCTGTTCCCAGTACGACAGGGACTCCGACTCCCCGCTCCAGCAGTTCCGTGTCTCGTCCGCGCCGCAGCGGGTGGCCTTCGCGGGGTTCGAGGTGTTCTGGCGCCACAGGGTCCCGTGGTCGCCCTCGGTCTCCGCGGGGCGGCTCAGGTACCACTGCGAGTCGTACGACAGGACGGGGCCGGAGCCGGACGCCTTGGAGGCGTAGGCCTCGGCCACGTGCGCGTACCCGCCGGCGTCGGTGGCCAGCAGTCCGGAGCGGCCGGGGTTGCTGCTGTAGTCGTAGCGCCACAGCCGGGCGGCCGCGTCGCCGTCCCCGGAGGTCCACTCGCTCGCGACCAGACTGTCCGGGACGGTGCTGCGGTCCAGGGAGAGATAGTCGGGGCGGGCCGCGCCCGCCCCGCCGGCCAGGCGGTAGGAGCCGACGGCGGGAAGCACCCACTGCTCGCCGTGCGCCGACCAGCCACCGCGCACCCTGCCGACCGCGCTGCTGTCGACGGTGGCGCGCTGGACGCGGTTCATGTCGTAGACGTACAGCGCGTCGCCGCCGTCGCCGCTCGCGGTCACCAGCAGCTTGTTCTCGTACCAGACCATGCCGGAGACCTGGGAGACGAGGCCGCGGTAGTCGCGACCGCCGTCGACCGGGACGGCGAGGAGGACCCAGGAGTAGGTGAGCCGGTTCAGATCGTTGGCGTCGACGAACGCGACCCGGGCCAGGCCCCCGCCGCGTTCCGCGGTGCCGGTGCGGCTCCACGCGGAGAGGATCACGCGGTTGGCGCCCCACAGGCCGTCGTCGTCGGCGTCCCCGGAGGTGGTGACCGCGCCTGCCCGCCAGGACCGGGTGTCGGCGGCGTCCCAGCAGTACGCGGCGGTGGCCGAGGGTGCCACGGGCAGTGCCCGGCGCTCGTCGGCCGTGCAGCCGATCGCGTCCTGCAGGCTCCGGTCGGCGGAGTCGAGGACGGCGGAGACTCCGACGGGACGGCCCATCGAGGAGGAGAGCCGATCCAGGGAGCGCTGCGGGACCTGGGTCTCCTTCAGTCGCAGCGGGGCGGTCTCGGCGGCCGAGGTGAGCGGCTTCAGGGTCCCGGGGTTGGCGGCCACCGTGGCCTGCGAGGCGCTGATCATGGTGGCGGCGCCGGTCAGCGCGAGGGCGGTCCCGGCCAGGAAGGCTCTCAGCGCCTGGCCCCGCCTGCGCCTGCGGTGTCTGCCACGATGCTTCATAACGTCCTCCCGAGGCGGGCCAACTGCGCCTGATGATCTGTACGTTGACCGAGGAGCAGGTGGGGTGACCCGTAGGGGATGCTACGGCAGTGGAGCGCCGATGGGGACGAAGACCCTGCAATTATGCGGAAGTCGCACACTCGGGATGCTCAGTTCGCCTCTTCGGAGGCACGGGCGCCGAGCACGGCGGGGGCCGTGGAGTGCGGCAGGAGATCGCCCGGGCGGCCCGGCAGCAGCACCTCGACCTCGGCGTCCTCGCAGAAACGATACGGCCGGTGTTCCAGGAACGCCCCGAGATATCGCCGCACTCGGGACATCTCCGCGCGGACGGTCACCGTCCGGGCCGGGTCGCCGAACATGTCCTCGGCCAGGCCCGCCGCACTGCGGCCCGAACGGTGCAGAGCCAGCAGGTAGAGCAACTCGGCGTGCCGAGGGCTCAGTTCGTGACTCCAGGTGCCCGCACCGCCCGAGACCGTCATCGTCCAGCGGCGCGGCTGGGCGAGGTCCAGGACGATCCGGGTGGCGCCGGGCGGCTCCGGCTGGTCGGCGGCACGCAGCAACCAGCCGCCTCCCAGCGGCTCCAGCGTGCACAGACCGAGCGCCGGCAGCCACCGGCGGCCGGGCGACGGCGACTTGGGCAGCGCGATCCGGGGCGCATACGGCATTCCGGTCACCGCGGCCGTCCAGCCGTCCCGGTCCACCACCAAGGCCCGGCCGACGAGCCGCGCGAGCACCGGCGCCGCCACGGCGCGCAGTTGCTCCAGCGAGGTCAGATGCAGTTCGCGCAGCCGTGACTCGGCGAGCTTGGCGACCGAGTCCACCCAGGCGAGCGTCGCCGGGTGCATCGTGTCCAGCGGCCCGCTCACGTCGACCACGCCGATCAGCCGGCCGTCCCGGGGATCCTTGATGGGGGCGCCGGTACAGGTCCAGGAGGTCTGCGAGCGCACGAAGTGCTCGGAGGCGAACACCTGGACGGGTCGGCGCACCACGGCCGGGGTGCCTATGCCGTTCGTGCCCACGACGTCCTCCCGCCAGTCGGCGCCGAGTTCGAATCCGGTGCCGTCGGCCTTGCGCAGCACGGGGGAGCTGCCGTCCCGCCACAGCACCCGGCTGTCCTCGTCGGCGACCACCATGATGTGGTGGGCGACGTCCGCGACCGACAGCAGCCCCTGGCGCAGCACCGGCAGGATGTGCCGGAGCTGGGTGCCCTCCCGGCGCCGCTGCACCTCCTCGGGAGGCAGCAGCCCTGACCGGAAATCGTGGTCGGGGTCGACGCCGCCGCGCAGCATGCGGCTCCAGGACTCCTCGATCACGGGGCGCGGGGCCAACGGCGCGCGTCGGCCTGACAGCGTGGCGGAGCGGACCTCGCTCAGTACCCGGGCCGCGCGTGCCGAGTCCATGGCGGCAAGCTGGGTCACGTGTGTCGGCGAGAGCGGCACAGATCCTCCCGGTCTCCGGTCCGTTGACTGTTCGTCTCATAGTGCAGGTCGTGTACCGGAAAGGAGTACGGTCCGACCACAGACGCCAGGAAGTTGCAACCCCCTGCAACCCTGTTGGTGCGCTCCGGTCTGGTTGAAACTTGGGCCGACGCCGTCTCGCAGCGGCGTGTTTCGGC
This is a stretch of genomic DNA from Streptomyces sp. NBC_00285. It encodes these proteins:
- a CDS encoding phosphoadenylyl-sulfate reductase, producing MTAVQEERTTEDLKALAEQAGRDLEDASALEILQWAVDTFGKRFCVTSSMEDAVVAHLASRARPGVDVVFLDTGYHFEETIGTRDAVEAVMDVNVITLSPTRTVAEQDAEFGPKLHDRDPDLCCRMRKVEPLERGLKNYLAWATGLRRDESPTRANTPVVGWDEKRRKVKISPIARWTQDDVDAYVTEHGVLTNPLLMDGYASVGCAPCTRRVLEGEDARAGRWAGSAKTECGLH
- a CDS encoding putative leader peptide; this translates as MSGTGIALVSRRHVDLGRMSSAICPVR
- a CDS encoding GNAT family N-acetyltransferase, giving the protein MPNIAVTTWSLEQTAPTDLLPAEVPPGDIRIVRSEVPSPEFSRYLYASVGGDILWTDRLSWTYAQWQHHLERPGVETWVAYDHGTPAGYAELGPQDDGVVEIEYFGLIPAFRGRRIGGHLLSYGTARAWDLADRWPGMPDTKRVWLHTCSKDGEHAMGNYLRRGFQLFDTKVEEEAEAPPPGPWPGAYPA
- a CDS encoding nitrite/sulfite reductase; the protein is MAATPQNPAAAAPRRKVSRHRGEGQWAAGHHTPLNGNEQFKKDDDGLNVRTRIETIYSKRGFDSIDPNDLRGRMRWWGLYTQRKPGIDGGKTAILEPEELDDKYFMLRVRIDGGRLTTQQLRVIGGISEEFARGSADITDRQNIQLHWIRIEDVPEIWNRLEAVGLSTTEACGDCPRVVIGSPVAGIAEDEIIDGTWAIDEIHERYIGSKEFSNLPRKFKTAISGSPLLDVVHEINDIAFVGVEHPEHGPGFDLWVGGGLSTNPKLGVRLGAWVPLDEVPDVWAGVVGIFRDWGYRRLRTRARLKFLVADWGPEKFRQVLEDDYLERKLVDGPAPAEPAGQWRDHVGVHRQNDGLFYVGFAPRVGRVDGATLTKIAEVAETHGSGRVRTTVEQKMIILDVEESQVQPLVEALQALDLTAKPSPFRRGTMACTGIEYCKLAIVETKARGSQLIDELERRVPDFDEPLTINLNGCPNACARIQVADIGLKGQLMLNDRGEQVEGYQVHLGGALGLEAGFGRKVRGLKVTSEELPDYVERVLKRFQAEREDGERFAAWASRASEEALS
- the cysC gene encoding adenylyl-sulfate kinase, with the translated sequence MTTTDKESHVTTGATVWLTGLPSAGKTTIAYELAGRLREEGHLVEVLDGDEIREFISAGLGFSREDRHTNVQRIGFLAELLSRNGVKTLVPVIAPYADSREAVRKRHQESGAGYLEIHVATPVEVCSVRDVKGLYAKQAAGELSGLTGVDDPYEEPESPDLRIESQNQTVQESAAAVHALLTERGLA
- a CDS encoding ABC transporter substrate-binding protein — translated: MPASSALRRALAVIAALPLLTLAACGYGSDAKDDSSAKVAAGAKKIDGLDSVKIGYFGNLTHGTALVGVNKGFFQKELGATKASYATFNAGPSEIEALNSKSIDIGWIGPSPSINGYVKSGGKSLKIIGGSASGGVKLVVNPDKIKSLKDIKGKKIATPQLGNTQDVAFLNWIADQGWKVDAQSGKGDVTVVRTDNKITPDAYKAGSIDGAWVPEPTASKLVAEGGKVLLDEASLWPDKKFVITNIIVRQDFLKEHPKAVEAVLKASVEANKWINANPDAAKAAANKQLEADSGKALKPAVLDPAWKSIQFTNDPLAATLNTEAEHAVKAGLLKKPDLSGIYDLTILNKVLKADGESTVDAAGLGTS
- a CDS encoding sulfate adenylyltransferase subunit 1 gives rise to the protein MSTTTTELGLTETTLLRFATAGSVDDGKSTLVGRLLHDSKSILTDQLEAVERASASRGQETPDLALLTDGLRAEREQGITIDVAYRYFATPRRRFILADTPGHVQYTRNMVTGASTAELTVILIDARNGVVEQTRRHAALAALLRVPHVVLAVNKMDLVDYQEPVFAAIAEEFTAYALELGVPEVTAIPISALAGDNVVEPSANMDWYGGPTVLEHLETVPVTHDLSHCHARLPVQYVIRPQSAEHPDYRGYAGQIAAGSFHVGEQITVLPSGRSTKIAGIDLLGKPVDVAWTTQSVTILLEDDIDISRGDLLVPSKDAPPTTQDIEATVCHVADAPLTVGHRVLLKHGTRTVKAIVKDIPSRLTLDDLSLHPHPGQLVANDIGRVKIRAAEPLPVDSYSDSRRTGSFILIDPNDGTTLTAGMVGESFASPEPVKDESEDDGWDF
- a CDS encoding ABC transporter ATP-binding protein, which gives rise to MSSQEVTTMATTTTLAKADESVEYAARIEHVSKSFAGPGGQQLVLDDISIDVAPGEFVTLLGASGCGKSTLLNLVAGLDGPTAGSITTEGRPALMFQEHALFPWLTAGKNIELALKLRGVLKPDRRAKAEELLELVRLKGAYGKRVHELSGGMRQRVALARALAQESNLLLMDEPFAALDAITRDVLHDEITRIWEETGLSVLFVTHNVREAVRLAQRVILLSSRPGRIAREWTVDIPQPRRIEDAPVAELAREITEELRGEIRRHGQH
- the cysD gene encoding sulfate adenylyltransferase subunit CysD, which produces MTTTVATVDEGTDAPYALSHLDALESEAVHIFREVAGEFERPVILFSGGKDSIVMLHLALKAFAPAPVPFTLLHVDTGHNFPEVLEYRDRAVAQHGLRLHVASVQDYIDSGVLKERPDGTRNPLQTLPLTEKIQAEKFDAVFGGGRRDEEKARAKERVFSLRDEFSQWDPRRQRPELWNLYNGRHAPGEHVRVFPLSNWTELDVWQYIARENIELPEIYFAHEREVFARAGMWLTAGEWGGPKDGETVEKRQVRYRTVGDMSCTGAVDSDAVTLEQVITEIAASRLTERGATRADDKMSEAAMEDRKREGYF
- a CDS encoding ABC transporter permease, with amino-acid sequence MASTDTTPVQDAGSVEAGLDALETHATGRPTLRQTLVNKVLPPVIALAVVLVVWALLYPVVDDPSKLPSPAAVGATFKDAWLQGDLLGYIWTSVSRGLLGFFFALLIGTPLGLIVARVKFIRAAIGPILSGLQSLPSVAWVPPAVIWLGLNNSMMYAVILLGAVPSIANGLVSGVDQIPPLFLRAGRTMGATGIQGIWHVTLPASLPGYVAGLKQGWAFSWRSLMAAEIIAQFPDLGVGLGQLLENGRTNSDMAMVFEAILLILFVGIAIDLLIFSPLERWVLRSRGLLVKS